From the genome of Caldisalinibacter kiritimatiensis:
TAAGGCTGGAGTTAATATAATAGCTACGATACATGGTGAAAATGTAGATGATATTAAAACAAAACCTATTATGAAGAAAATTATTAATGAAAAAGTTTTTGAAAGAATAATTGTTTTGGACAACTCAAAGGGTGTTGGAACAATAAAAGATATAATTGATGGTAGCAAATACAATTCTTTACTTAATAAGGGGATATGAGCATGTTATTTTTAAAAATTGTTGCAAGCTTGATGATAATTTCATCATGTACTTTAATTGGATATTTTTTAGGAATGACTTATTCAAAGCGTGTTGAAAATTTGATTTTATTGCAAAATTGTATACGCATTTTAGAAACTGAAATAGTATACTCTGCAACACCTTTACCAGAAGCATTTAATAATGTTTATTTAAAGGGCAACAAAAAAGTTTCCTATGTCTTTAATGATATTAAAAAGTATCTTATTCAAAATAAAGATGCAACGGTATTTGATGTTTTTGTATCAGTAAGTAAAACATTAAGTGACGAATTGCATTTGAAAAAAGAAGATATTGAAATAATTTTGTCTTTAGGTAGAGTTATTGGAAACTCAGATAGATTAGACCAACAAAAACATTTTAAAATGATACATACTCAATTAGAAAAT
Proteins encoded in this window:
- the spoIIIAB gene encoding stage III sporulation protein SpoIIIAB, which encodes MLFLKIVASLMIISSCTLIGYFLGMTYSKRVENLILLQNCIRILETEIVYSATPLPEAFNNVYLKGNKKVSYVFNDIKKYLIQNKDATVFDVFVSVSKTLSDELHLKKEDIEIILSLGRVIGNSDRLDQQKHFKMIHTQLENQCKEAEESKKKNEKLYKNLGVMSGLAITIILF